The Thermococcus sp. 4557 genomic sequence AGGATTCCTATGAAGACACCGACTGCAAAGTAGCCGGGGTATTTCAGCATTAGCCATCCCTCAAGATGCGTCTTATAGCTTCGCTTATGCTCCACACGTCAATAATGCCTGCTTTGGAGACTTTCTCAAAGTGCTTGTCGTTGGTAACGAGGATTGCCCTGCTTTTCAGGCACGTTGCCGCGTGGACTGCATCCGCGAGCTGGGTTTCGGGAAAATACGGGAGAATGCGAAGCACCTCTTCCCTGCTGGGATTCACAATCGCGACCCGTCTGCTGATGAAGTTATAAAAGTCCAACGCGTTGAGCTTTTCGGCGTATTTCCTGTACTCGGCCATTAAGACGTCGTTTGCTACCAGAACATAACGTTTGTTGGTGAGAAAATGGAGCAAAAGCTCAGTCGTGTCAGTCCAGCCCCGCTTAACGGCCGCTATGAAGACGTTTGTGTCGAGCAGGAATTTAGAGCCCGTAGAGTTCCTTCGCAACCCGGTTCCCCTCTTCTTCGGTTTCGGCTTCAAGTTTTTCGAGGTTGATTCCCCTTGAGTTCTTGACGAGCTTTTCGAGCATCTTCTTGACGTTGAACCGCCTTAGAACTATAGTATCGCCGTCTATCTCAGTGACGAGGAACTCCTCACCGGGTTTGATGTTTAGCTTTCTCCGAACATCCTTTGGAATTACGACCCTGCCCTTGGAGTCCATCTTCGTTATTCCCACTTTTCCCACCATTCCCACGTTGAGCCCTGAGTATTTAAAGGTTTACCACTCGAAAGCAATCGCCTCTATGAGCTTTACCAGTGCCTCGAAGTCTTCCTTCGTGCCGCCCAACGGAAGGCCTATCCCCTCACCATCGGCCCTGTGGAAGGGGATCCTGTTCTTCTCCGCTATCTCCAGCACTCTCATGGGAACTGCTCCGATTGTCGCCCCGGTTCCGGGCTCGACCTCGAAGAGACCCAGTTTTATCACGGTGCCCTCAAACTCCGGCTCGAAACCGAAGGCAAAGACGTTTCTGCCCGGAAGGTCGTGGTCGGTTAGGTCCGCTATCGCGGCCACAGACGCCTCCATGAGTATCCCCTGGCTCTCGGGGTCAGGAACGACGAATGCCAGCCTGTCCTCCGTTCCACTCTCCTCATCAACCATCTCAAAGAGCAGTCCCCTCTCATCCTCAACCACTGGGCCGTATGGGGCCAGTCTGTCCTTCAGGTATTCATTCCAATCCATTCCAACCACCTCAGAGCATTTTTACCTCCCCGGGCGGGCGAACCTTCAGCACCCCCCTGTTGACGAGCGTTTCAGGAACCTCACCGCGCAGAACGGTGAGGAGGTTTTTAACGGCCTGGAAGCCCATGTCCTCCATCGCTTCCTTTGAGAGGCCCGCGTAGTGGGGCGTTAAGACGGTCTCCCACTCGTGCTTGAACAGTTCGTGCTCCTGGACGGGCTCCTTCTCGAAGACATCACTCGCATAGCCCTTTAGTTTGCCCTCTTCAATGGCCCTGACAATAGCTTTCTCGTCAACCAGTGTCCCACGCCCTATGTTCACCAGGTACTTCCCCTCGAGGAGCTTTACCATCTCTTCGTTAATTATGTGGTAGGTTTCCGGCGTTGCTGGGAGTGCGAGTATAACTATATCGCTCTCCCTCAGGACGTCTTCGAGCGGCAGGTACCTGGCCCCGACTTCTTTTTCAATATCATGCTTCCGTGAGCGGGACCAGTAGAGTATCTCAGTGCCCATCGCCTTCATTCTCCTCGCTATGGCCTTTCCAATGGCGCCCATCCCGAGGATTCCAACTTTCTTCCCATAGACCGTCTCTATACCCTTGAAGCCGCCCCATATCGTTCTGTGGGAGTCCCACTTGCCGGCGCGGATGAACCTGTCGGTGTAGGCTATCTTCCTGAGGAGTGCGATGGTCAGCCCAACGGCGAACTCCGCAACGGCCTCGCTCAGGACACCGGAAACCTTGGTGACGTAAATCCCCCTCTCCGTCGCGGCCTTAACGTCAACGTGGTCGTAGCCGGCGGAATGACAGCTGATGACCTTCAGCCTCTCGGCCCTCTCAATGACTTCGCGCGGAAACCTGTTCAGCGGGGAGAGTATGACGCCGTCAAACTCCCCTATCCTCTCTTTGAGTTCATCTACGCTTGGATACAGGATGAATTCGACGTCCGCGTATTTCCTGAGCTCCTCAACAGGCTTACTTTTCATTTTAAAGAGAACGGCCACCCTCGGCCTCATAGTATCACCTTAAGATGCTTATCGAAACGACCCTAATAAGGCTTTTGCACAGTCGGCGGAGGTGCCGCCCCGTCCGGGAAAGCTTAAAAACTTTCTTCGGTTCTCCCTTTAGGTGGTGCAGATGAGTAAGGTTGAGCGAAAGAAATGGAGCGAGAATTTCAGCGAGTGGTACAACGAGCTTATCGAGACCGCTGGAATTCAGGACAAGCGTTATCCTGTCAAGGGAATGAACATCTGGCTGCCCTACGGCCTCAAGATAATGAGAAACATCGAGCGCTTCGTCCATTCCGAGATGGAGAGAACCGGCCATGATGAGGTTCTCTTCCCGGCGCTCATCCCTGAAACCGAGTTCCAGAAGGAGGCCGAGCACATAGCAGGCTTCGAGGGTGAGGTGTTCTGGGTCACCCACGCCGGCCACGACCCGCTCGACATAAGGCTCATTCTCAGACCCACGAGCGAGACGGCCATGTACTCGATGTTCTCGCTCTGGATACGCTCTCATGCCGACCTGCCCTTCAAGGTTTACCAGATAGTCAACACGTACCGCTACGAGACCAAGCACACGAGGCCCCTCATCCGCGTCCGCGAGATAAGCAGGTTCTTCGAGGCCCACACCGCCCACGACAGCTACGAGGACGCCGAGAGGCAGATAAAGGAGGACCTTGAGATATTCGACAACCTCGCGAGGTTCCTCGCGATACCGTACATAATCTCCAAGAGGCCGGACTGGGACAAGTTCCCCGGCGCCTACTACTCCCTCGGCGCGGAGGTCATGATGCCCGACGGCAGGACGCTGCAGATAGGCACCATGCACAACTACCGCCAGAACTTCGCGAAGGCCTACAACATCCAGTACGAGACCGAGAGCGGGGACCACGAGTACGCCCACCAGACCACCTTCGGAATGAGCGAGCGCCTTCTCGCGGCTGTCATAGCCATACACGGCGACGACAGGGGAATGGTTCTGCCCCCAACGGTGGCCCCGATACAGGTCGTGGTCGTGCCGATCCCCAAGAAGGACGCCGAGGCCGACGTCTTCGCCTACGCCCGCAAGATAGCGGAGGAGCTGAGGACGGCCGGAATAAGGGTTTACATTGACGAGCGCGACATAAGACCTGGCAGGAAGTTCTACGACTGGGAGCTCAAGGGAGTTCCCCTCCGCATAGAGGTTGGCCCAAGGGACGTTGCCGGCAGGAAGGCCGTTCTTGCGAGGCGCGATACCCTTGAGAAGCTCGTGGTGGAGCGCGAGGGAATCGTTGAGGAGGTCAGAAAGACCCTGGACGCGATCCATGAGAACCTCCACAAACGCGCCGAGGAGTTCCTCGAGAGCCACATAAAGCGCGTCGAGACCATAGAGGAGGCCAAGGCCGTCTTCGAGGACAGACGCGGAATCGTCGAGATTCCCTGGTGCGGCGAGGAGAGCTGCGGTCTCGAGATGGAGGAAGCCCTCGACGCTAAGATGCTTGGAACGCCCTATCCAGAGGAGAAGGCCAAGGCCCCAGAGGGCAAGAAGTGTCCTGTCTGCGGCAGGGAGGCCAAGTTCATAGCGAGGTTCGCGAGAACCTACTGAGCCTCCAGCCCCAGATTTTTCTTCTGATTTTATCATAAAAGATCAAGGAGTAAAAAGAAGGATCATGCGTTCTGGGATTCGAGCTCCTTGAGAGCCTGCTCGAGGACGTCAACGGCCTGGCTGGCGTAGATGTACGCCTTCCTTATGTGGACGCTGAAGACAACCCAGCTGAGGGTCCTGGTGTCCCTGGGGAGGCCGTAGGTAAGCGCCTGGTTGTACTGGGCGGTGGCGTTGTTGTAGAGCTCAAGAGCGAGGGTGAGGGTCTCGTTGCTAACGTTCATCTGGACGCTGAGGTTGTAAAGCTCGTTGAAGCTCCTCTCCTTGTCCTGGTAGAGGTAGTACCAAGCCACGGACTGCTTGATAAAGTTCTTGTAGCTCCAGGTGGTAGCGCCCGCGGCCCCGGCAAATGGAACCAGAGCCACCATCAAAACTGCAAGGAGTGCAGCAACTCTCTTCATGGTTCCACCTCCTTCAAATGTATTCATCGAGCGGCATTTTTAAATTCTTCCCTCCCCCAACGTTTAAAAAACGAGCATCGAACGAACCACCATGATACTCGGAATCCACGACGGTCACGACGCCGGTGCGGTGCTGATAGACGGCGGAAGGATATTCGCGGTAAACGAGGAGAGGCTGAACCGGATCAAGAAGTACCGCGGCTTCCCAGGGATGAGCGTGGCGAAAGTCCTCGAAATGGCGGGGGCATCGCCGGAGGACGTTGAGGCAATAGCCGTTGCTGGCATATTCAGGAAGCAGAAACGCCTGCTTGAGCTGGAGGAGAACCTCAGGGAGATATTCGGACCTGACTTCAAGAGGAAAGTCCTCTTCGTCGAGCATCACCTGGCCCACTCCGCGGGCGCATACTACACCGCGGGCTGGCGTGAGGCGATAGCGCTGAGCATAGACGCCGCGGGGGACGGACTGAGCTCCTCAATTTACATTGCGAGAGACGGGGAGATGGTCAGGATAGCCCAGAGCACCTACATCGACTCCCTGGGGGACTTCTACGCCTCCGTTACCGAGCTTTTAGGGTTCAAACCGATGCGCCACGAGGGTAAAGTCATGAGCCTCGCGGCATATGGGAAACCAACCTACGACCTGAGCTCAATAATAGAACTCAACGGGCTGAGCTTCGACAACCATCTCGGAGTAATCGGGGTCGAAGCGACGAGGAAGCTCGCAGAGCTCTTTGATTACCCCCTCAGACACGCCAGGGATATCGCCCTCCAGATGAAGCGCGGAAAGCTTGAGGGTAAGCTCCAGATGAAGGCCATAGAGATAGCGGCAAGCGCTCAGGCACATCTGGAGAAGCTGATTGAGGAGCTCGGTCTCGGGCTCAATGGGCGGGGACTTCCCGTTGCCTACGCCGGTGGAGTCGCCCAGAACGTCAAGGCCAACGCCGTGCTGAGGCACATCCTCGGGGACGATAACCTGTGGGTCTTTCCGACGATGGACGACGGCGGTCTGGCCTTCGGCGCCGCGGTTTTTGTGAAAGCCCAGTTCGAGAGGCTCGACGGAAAGTGGAGGCCCCCCAGACTGGAACACGTTTACCTTGGTCCATCCTACGGAAGGGAAGAAGTTGAAGAGTTCCTGAAGATGGAGAGGGTTGAGTACGAGGAGGTGGACGACGTCCCGGGCCTCGTCGCGGACGCCCTCGCTGAGGGTAGGCTGGTCGGATTCTTCCAGGGGGCGATGGAGTTCGGGCCGAGGGCTTTGGGAAACCGCTCCATCTTAGCAGATCCGCGCGATGAGAGCGTGAAGGAGAAGCTCAACGTTGCCCTGAAGCGCGATGTCTTCCAGCCCTTCGCACCGTCAATGCTCTGGGAGAAGGCCGAGAAATACCTCGAAGACCTCAATGGAAGGCCAAACGAGTTTATGACGATGAGCTACACGGCGAGTGAGGAGTTCAGAGAAGCCGCTCCCGCCGTCGTTCACGTGGATGGGACAACCAGACCTCAGGCCGTAAGAAAGGAAGCCAATCCGGCTTATTACGGCGTAATCAAAGCCTTCGAGCGGGAGACAGGCCTGGGCGCAGTGCTGAACACGAGCTTCAACATGCACGGCGAGCCAATAGTCTGCTCGCCCGAAGACGCCATGAGAACGTTCCGGAACGCGGAACTCGATGTGCTGGTCATCGAGGGCTTCGCCGTCCACGGGCGCTGAGTTAGAGCAGTGCCCTAAGGAAGGCCAGGGACAGCCTCACCATCTGCAGCTTGCCCCTCACCTCAATGTTTTTCAGGCCGAAGATTGCCGGATTGGCCTTGAACCCCATCACTATGACTTCCTGTCCCTGGTACATGAGGAACACCGTTTTCCCTCCCTCGTCCAGCCTGTTCGCCACCTCCTCAAGGCCCTTCAGCTGCTTCAGAACCTCCAGCTTCCCGGTGATGCCCCCTTCCCCCCTCTTCATCTTCATGAGTGGGGAGGCCACTTTGAGCAACTTCCCGGCGTCGATTATGTCGACCACCACGTCGTCTCTGGTGATCCAAATGAGAACCCCCTCTGCCGAAACCTCGAGCGAACCGCTGACTATAAGGTTCTGGAGCTTCAGGGCGCTCTCAAGCAGGCTCCCAGCGTCCACTGGCACCACCGGCACGGGATAAAAGGGAATGCCTCACTCCTTCCTGAGAGGCACTATCTTCAGGGTTATCTCGCCGTCCAGGGTCAGCTTGGTGAACTTCAGGTGAATTTCCGTCTCGGTTCCCTGAACTGCATCGAAGACCTTTCCCATGTCGACCTTTGGGAGGAGTGCCTGCTTCACCTCCACGAGGGCGGCTATAATCTCGTCTATCTGGGCCGCGGATATCCCTGGCACCTGCTCCTTCAGTTCCTTGAGCTCGTCAACGGCCTTTCCCAGCTTCTCAATCGACTCCTCATCGACGGGAGGTTCCCTCCTTTCCTCGGGCATGCGATCACCCCCTGCAGGACTGGTTGATGTTGGTTCTCATGGTATTTATCCTTTTTCGGTTTACCATTACGTGCACCACTTCAGACATCAGCGCTTCTTTAAATACTTCGATGTACATCTTTTCGTTGAGGTAAAGTTATAAACATCGGCCCGAAGACCCTTCGGTGATGCTCATGGCGCTGAGCGACAGGTTAGAACTCGTCAACCCTTCTGAGATAAGGAAGCTCTTCGACCTCGCCCAGGGTGTTGAGGGCCTGATATCACTTGGAATAGGTGAGCCGGACTTTGACACTCCGGAGCATATAAAAGAGTACGCCAAGGAGGCTCTCGACAAGGGAATGACCCACTATAGCCCGAACGCGGGAATCATGATGCTCCGCGAGGCAGTGTCGGAGAAGCTCAGGAAGCAGAACGGCATCGAGGCTGACCCGAGGAGCGAGATAATGATCCTCGTGGGTGCCAACCAGGCTTTCATTCTGGGCCTCGCCGCGTTCCTCAAGGAGGGCGAGGAGGTTCTCATTCCAAGCCCGATGTTCGTCAGCTACGCCCCGGCCGTCGTCCTGGCGGGCGGAAAGCCCGTTGAGGTGCCGACCTACGAGGAGAACGAGTTCAGGCTGAGCGTGGACGACCTCAAGAAGCATGTGAGCGAGAAGACCCGCGCTCTCATCATCAACAGCCCCAACAACCCAACCGGTGCGGTTCTCACCAGGAAGGACCTCGAGGAGATAGCCGACTTCGCCGTTGAGCACGACCTCATAGTCTTCAGCGACGAGGTTTACGAGCACTTCGTCTACGACGGCGTCAAGAACCACAGCATAGCCTCGCTCGACGGCATGTTCGAGCGCACGATAACCATAAACGGATTCTCCAAGACCTTCGCCATGACCGGCTGGCGCCTCGGCTTTGTCGCGGCCCCCTCCTGGATAATCGAGAAGATGGCGCGCTTCCAGATGTACAACGCCACCTGTCCCGTCACCTTCGCCCAGTACGCCGCCGCCAAGGCCATCCATGACCCGCGCAGCTGGGAAGCCGTCGAAGAGATGAGGCGGGAGTACGACCGCAGGAGGAACCTCGTCTGGAAGCGCCTGAACGAGATGGGACTTCCGACGGTCAAGCCCAAGGGTGCCTTCTACATCTTCCCGCGCATCAGGGACACCGGTCTGAGCAGCAAGGAGTTCAGCGAGCTGATGCTCAAGGAGGCAAGGGTCGCGGTTGTCCCGGGAAGCGCCTTCGGAAACGCCGGCGAGGGCTACATCAGGATAAGCTACGCGACGGCCTACGGGCAGCTTGAAGAGGCCATGGACAGGATGGAAAAAGTTCTGAAGGAGAAGGGGCTGGTCTGAGGCTTAAAGCCGCTCCAGCTCCACACCATCCACCCTCTTCTTTTCCGCATCATAGTCCACAACGGCGTAGTATCCCCTGAAGAGGGGACCCGGGTTCACGATCACTGTTCCGCCGATTCTATCGACGCTCCTCGCCTCGTGGATGTGGCCGGTGAGAACGAGCGGGGGTTCTTTCATCTCTATAAACCCCCTCAGCGCGGGACTTCCCACGTGGAGGCCCGAATGAACGCGGTCTGCATTCGTATCTTTTGGGGGCACGTGCGAGAGTATCACGTCCCCGTCGCGGTAGTTCCTCTCCAGAATCTCCTCAATTTCATCCTCCGTGAGCTCCCAGAACGTGCGGAACGGTGTCACGTTTGAGCCTCCGATGCCAACGATTCCAACGCCCCCGATTTCAACGCGCCTGTCGTGGGCCCATACCCCTATCCCCTCCAGAAACGAGGGAACGTCCTGCCCATCGCAGTTGCCGTGAACCGCAACCACCGGCCTCTTCAGCTCCAGCAGGGGAGTCAGGACCTCGCGGGCCCTCTCAGCACCTCCAAAGTGGGTCAGGTCTCCCGCCACCGCCAGGATGTCAAAGTCCATCCCGCGGAGGGCCTCGGCGAGCTTTCCAACCTTGCTCCGGTTTCCGTGGATGTCAGTGATGGCCACGATCCTCACGTTACCACCTCCTCACGAGTACGCCCCTGTCTCTTCCGCCAGCTTCATAAGCCTCTCGACGCGCTTTTCCGTCCAGGGGTGGGTGGAGACCAGGTCCGCAAACTCCCCGCGGTACGGGTTCACGATGAAGAGGGGGGCGGCGGCTAGATTTCCGCACTTCATCGGCCTGAATGAGATTGCGCGTTCCATTTTTAACATGGCGCTGGCGAGGGAAAGGGGCCTGCCGCTTATCTCCGCCGCCATGGCGTCCGCGCGGTACTCAAGCTCCCGATCCAGTACAAAATGCAGTATCCCCGCGGCGATGGGTGCGGTGAGCATGAGACTACCCCTGTAATCGCCGGCCCCCCTCCCAACGCTGTCCGCGGGATGAAGGAGAGCGTCCAGCCAGTAAGAAAATCCCACCACCGAGCCCGCCATCACGACGGTGAGGGTCTGAATAGGGGTTTCACCGGAGAGTATGTGGGCGATCTCATGGGACATGACCGCCTCAAGCTCGTCCGGCTCGAGGGTGTGGATGATGCCGTGGGTGAGAACGATAACGCTCCGCTTCTGGTTGCCCCCAGTGGAGAACACGTCGGGGGTGCCCGTTGGAATCAGGGCAAGGTCCGGGGTCGGGATCCCTGCACGGGAGGCGAGGCGCTCGGCGATTTCGTAGATGGACGCGTAATCCCGTCTGGGAAGAATCCGGGCCCTGTACCACCTGAGCACAAGTTCATCTCCATACAGGTACATCCAGGAGTGAACCGCGATGGAGAGAACCTGGGCCCCTATCAGGCCGGGAATCCCGAAGATAAAGTAGCCTGCAGCGGAGAAGAGCCACGTAACAAACGCAATCACGAGAATAACCTTGAGCCATAGGAGAGCGCTCACATCCGACCACTCCCCAGCCGCAGGTATGGCAGCACCTCGTCATACACGCCGCTCCAGTCAACGATTCCGAACCGCCGTTTAATTCCCCTTTCAAGGAGTTCGGATATCTCCTCCACGATCTCATCAGGGGTCTTTCCCGTCGTGTCGATCTCCAGAACGTTCTCGTTTTCCTCGAGGGCCTCGACCAGGATGACGTCCACCAGCTCCGCCTCGACGTTCTCGGCGAGCTTCTCCCTCGAGTAGCCCCGTTCCATCAGTCTCTCAGCAACGAGCTTGGGATTGGCACGGAGGACTATTACGACGTCCGCCGGTACAAAGTGGCTGAGGTGGCCGTCTATTACAACATCCCTCCCGTGAAACTCCTGCGACATGGCTTCGGCCAGCTCATCGACATCTATCTCCAGCTCCTCGCCCACCATCTCGCCGATGCCCTTTTCTCTGGCGAATTCTTTAACGCCCACGTATTCGTAGCCAAGCTTCTCGCTGAGGAGCCTTGATACGGTGGTCTTTCCGACCCCTGGCGTTCCGGTTACCGCTATTATCATCCCCACCTCACCGGGTGCGAGATACGCGTTGGGGCTTATATCCTTGTCTTTCGTCGATTGCCGAATGTA encodes the following:
- a CDS encoding type II toxin-antitoxin system VapC family toxin — encoded protein: MKPKPKKRGTGLRRNSTGSKFLLDTNVFIAAVKRGWTDTTELLLHFLTNKRYVLVANDVLMAEYRKYAEKLNALDFYNFISRRVAIVNPSREEVLRILPYFPETQLADAVHAATCLKSRAILVTNDKHFEKVSKAGIIDVWSISEAIRRILRDG
- a CDS encoding AbrB/MazE/SpoVT family DNA-binding domain-containing protein, coding for MVGKVGITKMDSKGRVVIPKDVRRKLNIKPGEEFLVTEIDGDTIVLRRFNVKKMLEKLVKNSRGINLEKLEAETEEEGNRVAKELYGL
- a CDS encoding 2-hydroxyacid dehydrogenase; the encoded protein is MRPRVAVLFKMKSKPVEELRKYADVEFILYPSVDELKERIGEFDGVILSPLNRFPREVIERAERLKVISCHSAGYDHVDVKAATERGIYVTKVSGVLSEAVAEFAVGLTIALLRKIAYTDRFIRAGKWDSHRTIWGGFKGIETVYGKKVGILGMGAIGKAIARRMKAMGTEILYWSRSRKHDIEKEVGARYLPLEDVLRESDIVILALPATPETYHIINEEMVKLLEGKYLVNIGRGTLVDEKAIVRAIEEGKLKGYASDVFEKEPVQEHELFKHEWETVLTPHYAGLSKEAMEDMGFQAVKNLLTVLRGEVPETLVNRGVLKVRPPGEVKML
- the proS gene encoding proline--tRNA ligase, translated to MSKVERKKWSENFSEWYNELIETAGIQDKRYPVKGMNIWLPYGLKIMRNIERFVHSEMERTGHDEVLFPALIPETEFQKEAEHIAGFEGEVFWVTHAGHDPLDIRLILRPTSETAMYSMFSLWIRSHADLPFKVYQIVNTYRYETKHTRPLIRVREISRFFEAHTAHDSYEDAERQIKEDLEIFDNLARFLAIPYIISKRPDWDKFPGAYYSLGAEVMMPDGRTLQIGTMHNYRQNFAKAYNIQYETESGDHEYAHQTTFGMSERLLAAVIAIHGDDRGMVLPPTVAPIQVVVVPIPKKDAEADVFAYARKIAEELRTAGIRVYIDERDIRPGRKFYDWELKGVPLRIEVGPRDVAGRKAVLARRDTLEKLVVEREGIVEEVRKTLDAIHENLHKRAEEFLESHIKRVETIEEAKAVFEDRRGIVEIPWCGEESCGLEMEEALDAKMLGTPYPEEKAKAPEGKKCPVCGREAKFIARFARTY
- a CDS encoding carbamoyltransferase; its protein translation is MILGIHDGHDAGAVLIDGGRIFAVNEERLNRIKKYRGFPGMSVAKVLEMAGASPEDVEAIAVAGIFRKQKRLLELEENLREIFGPDFKRKVLFVEHHLAHSAGAYYTAGWREAIALSIDAAGDGLSSSIYIARDGEMVRIAQSTYIDSLGDFYASVTELLGFKPMRHEGKVMSLAAYGKPTYDLSSIIELNGLSFDNHLGVIGVEATRKLAELFDYPLRHARDIALQMKRGKLEGKLQMKAIEIAASAQAHLEKLIEELGLGLNGRGLPVAYAGGVAQNVKANAVLRHILGDDNLWVFPTMDDGGLAFGAAVFVKAQFERLDGKWRPPRLEHVYLGPSYGREEVEEFLKMERVEYEEVDDVPGLVADALAEGRLVGFFQGAMEFGPRALGNRSILADPRDESVKEKLNVALKRDVFQPFAPSMLWEKAEKYLEDLNGRPNEFMTMSYTASEEFREAAPAVVHVDGTTRPQAVRKEANPAYYGVIKAFERETGLGAVLNTSFNMHGEPIVCSPEDAMRTFRNAELDVLVIEGFAVHGR
- a CDS encoding pyridoxal phosphate-dependent aminotransferase, whose translation is MALSDRLELVNPSEIRKLFDLAQGVEGLISLGIGEPDFDTPEHIKEYAKEALDKGMTHYSPNAGIMMLREAVSEKLRKQNGIEADPRSEIMILVGANQAFILGLAAFLKEGEEVLIPSPMFVSYAPAVVLAGGKPVEVPTYEENEFRLSVDDLKKHVSEKTRALIINSPNNPTGAVLTRKDLEEIADFAVEHDLIVFSDEVYEHFVYDGVKNHSIASLDGMFERTITINGFSKTFAMTGWRLGFVAAPSWIIEKMARFQMYNATCPVTFAQYAAAKAIHDPRSWEAVEEMRREYDRRRNLVWKRLNEMGLPTVKPKGAFYIFPRIRDTGLSSKEFSELMLKEARVAVVPGSAFGNAGEGYIRISYATAYGQLEEAMDRMEKVLKEKGLV
- a CDS encoding metallophosphoesterase; this translates as MRIVAITDIHGNRSKVGKLAEALRGMDFDILAVAGDLTHFGGAERAREVLTPLLELKRPVVAVHGNCDGQDVPSFLEGIGVWAHDRRVEIGGVGIVGIGGSNVTPFRTFWELTEDEIEEILERNYRDGDVILSHVPPKDTNADRVHSGLHVGSPALRGFIEMKEPPLVLTGHIHEARSVDRIGGTVIVNPGPLFRGYYAVVDYDAEKKRVDGVELERL
- a CDS encoding M48 family metalloprotease — encoded protein: MSALLWLKVILVIAFVTWLFSAAGYFIFGIPGLIGAQVLSIAVHSWMYLYGDELVLRWYRARILPRRDYASIYEIAERLASRAGIPTPDLALIPTGTPDVFSTGGNQKRSVIVLTHGIIHTLEPDELEAVMSHEIAHILSGETPIQTLTVVMAGSVVGFSYWLDALLHPADSVGRGAGDYRGSLMLTAPIAAGILHFVLDRELEYRADAMAAEISGRPLSLASAMLKMERAISFRPMKCGNLAAAPLFIVNPYRGEFADLVSTHPWTEKRVERLMKLAEETGAYS
- a CDS encoding adenylate kinase family protein, with translation MIIAVTGTPGVGKTTVSRLLSEKLGYEYVGVKEFAREKGIGEMVGEELEIDVDELAEAMSQEFHGRDVVIDGHLSHFVPADVVIVLRANPKLVAERLMERGYSREKLAENVEAELVDVILVEALEENENVLEIDTTGKTPDEIVEEISELLERGIKRRFGIVDWSGVYDEVLPYLRLGSGRM